The window GTTGAGTGTGACAATGGCGCCACAGGAAACCGCGGCGTTTGGGGAAGTCGAAGCCCAGGCGGATGCGCGCGCCGGTCAAACGAGTGAGAATGGCGCTGCGCCACTGATCGGCAAGGTTGACCACCAGATCGTAGCGCTGGGCCTTCAGGCGGCGCAGCAGATCCAGTTCGTGGCGCAGGTGCGCCCGGGTGCCCTGTTTTTTCCATTGGCGATCGATGGCGAAAATGGTCGACAACTCCGGATTACTGGCCAGCATCTCCCGGGTTTCCTGATACAGCAGCACATCGATCTGCGCCTGCGGGTAGTTTTGCCGCAGGCTGCTGATGACTGGGGTGATCAGCAACATATCGCCATGGTGGCGCAGTTTAACGATCAGAATACGCTGTACGGGTGGGGCAGAAGTTAGGGCTGGCGCGTCGTTCATCATGAGTCGCTTTCAGGGAAACCAATCTTTGATTCTAAATGACCGGATCGCATGTGGCTACTGTTGCACGGCTTTCTTGCCGGGAAGCAAAAAAATAGCCGCGTTCGGGGACGAAAACCCCTCAACGTTGTCCAAACCAGGCAGCAAAGTCGTTTGCTCTGGTGAAACGGCCTGCGTAACATAATGCATTCTGTTGATATCAGGCTCGATATTCATGACTAAACCGGCGTTTCTGATCACTATTGATACCGAAGGCGACAATCTGTGGCAAAACCACGATCGCATTTCCACCGAAAACACGCGTTTTCTGCCGCGCTTTCAGGCACTTTGCGAGAAATACGCCTTCAAGCCGGTTTATCTCACCAACTATGAAATGGCGATGGATCCGGGCTACGTCGAGTTCGCTCGCGATGTGATTGCGCGCGGCGCCGGCGAAGTGGGCATGCATCTGCACGCCTGGAACAGCCCGCCGCTCTCTCCGCTGACCGACGACGACTGGCGGCATAAGCCTTATCTGATCGAGTACCCTGCCGATCAGATACGCGCCAAGGTCGATCATATGACCAAACTGTTGGAGGATGCCTTCCAGACCAAAATGCTCAGCCACCGCGCCGGCCGCTGGGCCTTCAACGAATACTATGCTTCGCTGCTGCTGGAATACGGCTATCAGGTGGACTGTTCGGTCACGCCGCGGGTCAACTGGCAGTTCTCTCCAGGCAACCCGCAGGGCAACGGCGGTACGGACTATCGCCATTTCCCGTCGCAGGCGTATTTTATCGATCCGCAAAATATCGCCAAGCCGGGCGCGTCGTCGTTGCTGGAGGTGCCGATGAGCATCCAGTACAAACATTCGGCGCTGATGAACGCCTTCAGGCAGGGTTACGATCGGCTGCGCGGCAAGCGGCGTTCACCTTCGGTCCACTGGCTGCGGCCCAGCGGCGGCAACCTGGAAAAGATGAAAGGGGTTGCGGAGGCATCGCTGGCGCAGGGGCATGATTACGTAGAGTTTATGCTGCACTCCTCCGAATTTATGCCCGGCGGCAGCCCAACGTTTAAAACCGAGCAGGATATTGACGGGCTGTACCGCGATCTGGAGCAGCTGTTTGCCTGGTTGCAGCAGCGTACGGTGGGCATGACGCTGGCCGAGTACTATCAACTTAAAGTGAATTGAAATGTCGAAGCAATGGAAAGTAAAGCTGGCGAACGCCTGCCTGCGGCTTTATACAAAATTTGGCAGTAATTTTAAAGATAAAGGTTCGTTTGACAAAAGTCGTGAGTTTGAACGCATTGCTATTTTTTCGACTACTGCGCTGGGTGATCTGATGTTTAATACGCCAGCGATTCGCGCGATCCGCGAACGCTATCCCAACGCCAAGATCACCCTGATTTCCAGCTATAAGAACGGCGGGCTGGTTGGCACCTGCAGCTATTTTAATAACGTCATCTATTGGGATCACAAGGCCAAAGACATGCTTGGCGTCATCCTCCAGCTAAGGAAGAATCGGCCGCAGCTGGCGGTGATACTGCATTCAAAGGCGCCGTACGATATCCTCACGGCGATATTTTCCGGCTGCGAGTATGTGTTTAAAGACGCCTATAAAAACGATCTGGGTGGCATGGAGCAGTGGCTTACCGGCATCAGCATTCGCGACCGGGGGCATCTTATCCAACGCAAACTGGATTTGGTCGGCCTATTGGGTTGTGATGCGCAAAATCGAGAAATGTTTATCCCGGTCGATTTCCCGCTGCAGCAGAAACAGCCGGGCAGCATCGTGGTCGGTTTTCAAATGGGGGCTTCCGAGGTGCTGCGTTGTTGGCCGGTAGGCAACTTTATCGGCCTGGCGAAAATGCTGCTGACGCTTTCGCCAGATTACCAGATTGCCCTGATAGGCACGCCAAAAGAACGGACGATTGAGCACGAGTTTATGGCGGGATTGACGGCGGACGAGCAGCGCCGGGTGGTCAGCTATATTGGGAAAACCACGCTGCCGCAACTGCTGGGCGTGATAAAGAACATGGATGCGTTGGTGACCGGGGATACCGGGCCATTGCATTTGGCTATCGCACTGAAGACCAAAACCGTCAGCCTGTTCGTGACGGCCGATCCGCAGCAAACCGGCCCCTATCAGAATCCCGAACTGCATCAGGTGATGCATGTGCCGGTTGAAGCGCAGCAGCTCAGTGAAGCACAGCGCCGCCAGCCCTTAAGCATCATCACCAGCCATGAGGTAATGGCAAGGGTGACTCAGCTGCTCGGCGAACAGCCGAGCAGCTGAGCGTGTTAAAAAGACGGCGCCGCACCTGGTGTAGGGCGGCGCAGTTTTCTGTCAGACCTCGCGCGAATGCCGCCGGGCGGTCATAACGACCCCCAGCGGGAACCAAAAGAGGTACCAGGATTCAGATGGATTACCCACGACGAACATGCCCTGTGAAACATAAAACAGCAGCATGAAGACCAACAGCGCCGCCTCGAGCCGCATGCCGCTGCGCAGGCGCCGTACCGCCAGAACGCCGCAGTAACTCAACAGCGCCAATAACAGCCCTAATCCTACCAACCCGCCTTTCAACAATGTGCCCCAGTAAAGGCTGTGAGTCGTGCGGATAAATTCGCCAGAGTAATTGGTAAAGGTCAATTCATAGTCGAAGCCGTAGCCAAAATAGGGCGCCTGGGCCACCAGTTCGAACGTGTGGCGCCAGATGCTCAAACGCAAGAAGCTCTGGGCATACATCTCTTCGAGCCGGGTTAGCATCAACTGCCCCATCTCCGTGGGCAAAATCGCTGCGGCAATGGCAACCAATGCGACGAGAAAACCGACGACATGTTTCAGTTTCAAGCGGTTGTAAGGCAGTGTCGCCGCCAGGGCAATCAATAAGGCCAGAACCGGCCCGCGGCTTTGAGTGAGCAGCATGGTGCCGAAAAGTATCGGGATGGTTATCAAGATGGCCCTGCTGTGTTTTGCACTGAACAGGCTCAGGCTGAGAATAATGCCGAGCCCCGCCAGACCGGACAAATCAATAACGTTTCCCGGCCCGGGGTTACTTTTTGATACCTGCCGGCTGACTAGCATGTCTTGATAATCAAAGGCGATGGAGTACAAGCACAGAATTGTTAACCCCAGGACAATGCAGGTTAACAACAGATTGCGCCGGGGGCCGTTAAGCGTGGCAATCAGCATGGCCAGATAGAGCAACAGATAAAGGCTGTGTGTTAGGGTGGACTCGATATTGGCCGGATCGTTCGACCATAGATTGCTTAGGGAGAAGTAGAACAGCATTGCGGTGGCAAAGCCCAGGCCGCAGCACACTTCCTTATTGCGCCAGAAAGACAATCGAAGGTCTTTATCGAGGTACAGCGTGATAATGAAAAAAATGGCCGCCAGGTGGAACAGGTTATTAACCTTGGTATAGTTACAAAAAATAGCGCTGAAAAAGGAAAAAAGAAAAAAAAAGGCCACGTACAGTTTTTGTGGACGAAAGGTGTTATTTGAAAAATTCATCGGGATCGACCTTGTCGAAAATGTCACTGCTAATAGCGCTGGCGACAGAAAGATTTTTTATAGTGATATTTTTAGCTTTCATCAGCTGGCTGGCGAGCTGGAAAGCGGGCATGACCAATTCGTCGACCTTGTTTTCCAGTTCGGTCGGTAGTTTATTCTCTGCGGCTTCATAAAAGCGTGGCTGGTGAAAATTGTTCATATCCAGACCGATGATATACAACCGCTCAAAGCCGAGGAAAGTCAGTAGTTGTAACGCCCAGTAAGCGACGGTGCCTGCATCGAAGACGCCGTTGCGAATATCGTAGTTAAAGGCGATATCCTTTCGGTCGGCGGCAAAGATGACATCAGGGTTATCGCGATAGGCCGGCCACAGCTCTTCATTGGTAATCTTGGGCTGATAAATTTTAAATGCGGCGTCTTCTATCACCGCAAAACGGCATTTTATCCGTTCCAGGCTGAATTTTTCGATGATTTTGACCACGCCGTGCGGCGTGGTGAACAGCGTTAGCTGCTGATCGTCGATTATATCGGCGATCAGCTCCGGTTTCTTATCGATAAACCCCATATCGACAATAACATAGAATCTGAAGTCAACGCGCTCGTGCAGAAAATAGGCACCGTTGACCCCCATCGCCGGCATGGCGGGAAATTTTTCCAGACGCAGATTTTTGACCGAAGGGCCAGTTGCGGCCAGCAGAACGTCGCCGGCAAAACGCCCTTTGAGATCGCTTAACTGTGCCAGGGGCACCTGCTTGCGCCGGTAATGCAGTGCTATGATTTCCCCGCTGGCGGCGCGCTGGATCTTGACGTAGGGCCAGATATTTTCGTTATGCCGGAAGGCGCGGGGGTGCGTATAGCGATAGATCTGCTTGAAAAAAGTCCCCATTAAGTCAGCATCCTGTCGTGAATGAGCTTGGCGACCGTTTTTGCCGGGATATCCGCCATATTGTTGCTCTGTTCAGGGCGGCAGACGTGCTGATTCTTACCATAGCCGCCGATCAGCCCGGGATCGGTCGGGCCAAACAGCGTGACGTTCGGTTTGTCGAGCGCGGCGGTGAGGTGGCTAAGGCCGGTATCGACCGAAACTACCCCTTTGGCGCCGGCCAGCACCTCGGCTACCTGCTGCAGGCTGAGCTTCGGCAGCACTTCAACGTGCGCGAAGCCTTCCGCCAGCCGCAGCGCGCGCTGGCGCTCATGTTCGGCGCCCCACGGCAGTTTGACCTTCAGCCCGCTGTTCGCCGTCAGCTCAAGCAGATCGCGCCAGTTTTGTTCCGGCCAGTGTTTGTCGTCACGCGTGGTGGCGTGCAAAAACACCAGATATTGCCCGGCGTCTGCCGGCGGTTGGCTGAGAAACCGCGCGGCGATGGCGTAATCGCCCACGCTTGCCGGTTTGCCGTAGCCCAGGCTTTTGGCGAACAGCTCGCGGGTGCGTTCCACCGCGTGCTGTTGCTTGTCTATCTCATGGCGGTGGTTGTAAAACCAGCTGGCGAAGGGCTCGCGGGCGCTTTTGCAGTCCTGGCCATGCTTGCTGCCCTTGGCGATTCGGGTGACCAGCGCGGCGCTTTTGATCAACCCCTGCGCGTCGATCACCAGATCGTAGTTGCGTTGCTGCACCTCGCGTTTGAAATCGCAGCGCTGTTGCCGGGTCTCGCTGCCAAACCAGTTTTTGCGCCAACGGCGTATCGCCACCGGGATCACGCGGTCTACCGCCGGGTGCCAGGTGGGGATCTGGCTGAAGCCTTCTTCCACCACCCAGTCGAAACGGAGGCCGGGAATGGCCTGCATGGCGTCGGTTAACGCGGGAAGCGTGTGGAGCACGTCCCCCATCGAGGAGGTTTTTACAATCAACACCTGCATGATTATTCCTCGCTGGCGACAAGTAACGGCGTCAGCGCTTCCAACACCTGCTGCGGCTGAATATCGATCAGGCTTTGATGATAGCCCTGATCGGCATCGCCTTTACGCACCTTATGGTAACCGCTGATTAAACGGATCACCCTGGCCTTATCGGATAACGGCGGCGTGAAATCCGGGCTGCTCGGGCCATACAAGGCTATCAGGGGCTTATTCAACGCAGCGGCAACGTGCATTAATCCCGAGTCATTACTGACCACCGCCTGGCAGGAGGCGAGCAAGATCACCGCCTGTTCCAGCTGGGTTTCTCCGGCCAGGTTCATGCAGCAGTCGCGGGCGTCCTCATGCAGCGCGCTGCGGATCTGTTCGCCGGCCTCATGGTCCTTCGCCGAGCCGAACAGCGCGATTTGATAACCCTGATCGATCAACATCTGCGCCAGCGCCGCGTAGTGGTAGTGCGGCCAGCGCTTGGCGGGGCCGAATTCCGCGCCTGGGCAGAAGCCGATAATCGGCCGATGGTCGGTGAGGTTGAACGCGGCGGTGGTTTCGGCGATCTCTTCGTCGCTGACCCGCAGCTGCGGCCACAGCAACGGCTGAGGCAGATCCTCGGCGCGTTGAATGCGTTCTTTGTCATAGGCCAGCGCGACATAGCGTTGCACCATCAGCGGGAACGCCGCTTTGTCGAGCACGCGAACGTCGTTCAGCAGGCCATAGCGCATCTCGCCGCGCCAGCCGGTGCGCTGCGGCACCTGTGCGAAGAAGGGCACCAGCGCCGACTTGAACGAGTTGGGCAGCACATAGGCGCGATCGTAGCGGTTGGCGCGCAAGCTGTGGCCGAGACGCCGGCGTTCGCCGAGCGCCAGGG is drawn from Serratia entomophila and contains these coding sequences:
- a CDS encoding polysaccharide deacetylase family protein, encoding MTKPAFLITIDTEGDNLWQNHDRISTENTRFLPRFQALCEKYAFKPVYLTNYEMAMDPGYVEFARDVIARGAGEVGMHLHAWNSPPLSPLTDDDWRHKPYLIEYPADQIRAKVDHMTKLLEDAFQTKMLSHRAGRWAFNEYYASLLLEYGYQVDCSVTPRVNWQFSPGNPQGNGGTDYRHFPSQAYFIDPQNIAKPGASSLLEVPMSIQYKHSALMNAFRQGYDRLRGKRRSPSVHWLRPSGGNLEKMKGVAEASLAQGHDYVEFMLHSSEFMPGGSPTFKTEQDIDGLYRDLEQLFAWLQQRTVGMTLAEYYQLKVN
- a CDS encoding glycosyltransferase family 9 protein, translating into MSKQWKVKLANACLRLYTKFGSNFKDKGSFDKSREFERIAIFSTTALGDLMFNTPAIRAIRERYPNAKITLISSYKNGGLVGTCSYFNNVIYWDHKAKDMLGVILQLRKNRPQLAVILHSKAPYDILTAIFSGCEYVFKDAYKNDLGGMEQWLTGISIRDRGHLIQRKLDLVGLLGCDAQNREMFIPVDFPLQQKQPGSIVVGFQMGASEVLRCWPVGNFIGLAKMLLTLSPDYQIALIGTPKERTIEHEFMAGLTADEQRRVVSYIGKTTLPQLLGVIKNMDALVTGDTGPLHLAIALKTKTVSLFVTADPQQTGPYQNPELHQVMHVPVEAQQLSEAQRRQPLSIITSHEVMARVTQLLGEQPSS
- a CDS encoding O-antigen ligase family protein encodes the protein MNFSNNTFRPQKLYVAFFFLFSFFSAIFCNYTKVNNLFHLAAIFFIITLYLDKDLRLSFWRNKEVCCGLGFATAMLFYFSLSNLWSNDPANIESTLTHSLYLLLYLAMLIATLNGPRRNLLLTCIVLGLTILCLYSIAFDYQDMLVSRQVSKSNPGPGNVIDLSGLAGLGIILSLSLFSAKHSRAILITIPILFGTMLLTQSRGPVLALLIALAATLPYNRLKLKHVVGFLVALVAIAAAILPTEMGQLMLTRLEEMYAQSFLRLSIWRHTFELVAQAPYFGYGFDYELTFTNYSGEFIRTTHSLYWGTLLKGGLVGLGLLLALLSYCGVLAVRRLRSGMRLEAALLVFMLLFYVSQGMFVVGNPSESWYLFWFPLGVVMTARRHSREV
- a CDS encoding sugar glycosyltransferase, which encodes MGTFFKQIYRYTHPRAFRHNENIWPYVKIQRAASGEIIALHYRRKQVPLAQLSDLKGRFAGDVLLAATGPSVKNLRLEKFPAMPAMGVNGAYFLHERVDFRFYVIVDMGFIDKKPELIADIIDDQQLTLFTTPHGVVKIIEKFSLERIKCRFAVIEDAAFKIYQPKITNEELWPAYRDNPDVIFAADRKDIAFNYDIRNGVFDAGTVAYWALQLLTFLGFERLYIIGLDMNNFHQPRFYEAAENKLPTELENKVDELVMPAFQLASQLMKAKNITIKNLSVASAISSDIFDKVDPDEFFK
- the rfaC gene encoding lipopolysaccharide heptosyltransferase RfaC codes for the protein MQVLIVKTSSMGDVLHTLPALTDAMQAIPGLRFDWVVEEGFSQIPTWHPAVDRVIPVAIRRWRKNWFGSETRQQRCDFKREVQQRNYDLVIDAQGLIKSAALVTRIAKGSKHGQDCKSAREPFASWFYNHRHEIDKQQHAVERTRELFAKSLGYGKPASVGDYAIAARFLSQPPADAGQYLVFLHATTRDDKHWPEQNWRDLLELTANSGLKVKLPWGAEHERQRALRLAEGFAHVEVLPKLSLQQVAEVLAGAKGVVSVDTGLSHLTAALDKPNVTLFGPTDPGLIGGYGKNQHVCRPEQSNNMADIPAKTVAKLIHDRMLT
- the rfaF gene encoding ADP-heptose--LPS heptosyltransferase RfaF, producing MKILVIGPSWVGDMMMSQSLYRTLKAEHPSAEIDVMAPAWCRPLLARMPEVNQALAMPLGHGALALGERRRLGHSLRANRYDRAYVLPNSFKSALVPFFAQVPQRTGWRGEMRYGLLNDVRVLDKAAFPLMVQRYVALAYDKERIQRAEDLPQPLLWPQLRVSDEEIAETTAAFNLTDHRPIIGFCPGAEFGPAKRWPHYHYAALAQMLIDQGYQIALFGSAKDHEAGEQIRSALHEDARDCCMNLAGETQLEQAVILLASCQAVVSNDSGLMHVAAALNKPLIALYGPSSPDFTPPLSDKARVIRLISGYHKVRKGDADQGYHQSLIDIQPQQVLEALTPLLVASEE